The Corallococcus exiguus genome has a window encoding:
- the trpD gene encoding anthranilate phosphoribosyltransferase yields the protein MTLKEALGRVVSRRDLSREEMASVMGQMLAGEASAAQVGALAAALRMKGETEDEILGAAEAMRACAAKIAPLAEVVLDTCGTGGDGAHTFNISTAVAFVAAGAGVTVAKHGNRAVSSRCGSADVLAALGVSMERAHAQVARDIDEHGVGFLFAPSHHSALKHVAQARRDLGFHSVFNLLGPLTNPAGARYQLLGTFDRQRVEQTARVLGRLGSRRAWVVHGHDGLDEISPCAPTEVAELCADGTVRRFTVTPEDAGLTTVTRESIAGGDADENAKRLRGLLAGERDGVRTAVLLNAAAALLIVGLVDTLKEGVKRAEHAIDSGAAERKLAALIQRVAA from the coding sequence ATGACCCTCAAGGAAGCGCTGGGCAGGGTGGTGAGCCGGCGCGACCTCTCCCGCGAGGAGATGGCCTCCGTGATGGGCCAGATGCTCGCGGGCGAGGCATCCGCCGCGCAGGTCGGTGCGCTGGCGGCCGCGCTGCGCATGAAGGGAGAGACCGAGGATGAAATCCTCGGCGCGGCAGAGGCCATGCGGGCCTGCGCGGCGAAGATTGCTCCCCTGGCGGAGGTGGTGCTCGACACCTGCGGTACGGGGGGTGACGGAGCGCACACCTTCAACATCTCCACCGCGGTGGCCTTCGTGGCCGCCGGGGCGGGGGTGACTGTGGCCAAGCACGGCAACCGCGCGGTCTCCAGCCGCTGCGGCAGCGCGGACGTGCTGGCGGCGCTGGGCGTGTCCATGGAGCGGGCGCACGCGCAGGTGGCGCGCGACATCGACGAACACGGGGTGGGCTTCCTCTTCGCGCCCTCGCACCACAGTGCCTTGAAGCACGTGGCGCAGGCACGCAGGGACCTGGGCTTCCACAGCGTGTTCAACCTGCTGGGGCCGCTGACGAACCCCGCGGGCGCGCGCTACCAGCTGCTGGGCACGTTCGACCGGCAGCGCGTGGAGCAGACCGCGCGCGTGCTGGGGCGCCTGGGCAGCCGGCGCGCCTGGGTGGTGCACGGGCACGACGGGCTGGATGAGATTTCGCCGTGCGCGCCCACGGAGGTCGCGGAGCTGTGCGCGGACGGCACCGTGCGCCGCTTCACCGTGACGCCGGAGGACGCGGGTCTGACGACGGTGACGCGTGAGTCCATCGCGGGAGGCGACGCGGACGAGAACGCGAAGCGCCTGCGCGGGCTGCTCGCGGGAGAGCGCGACGGTGTGCGCACGGCGGTGCTGCTCAACGCGGCCGCCGCGCTGCTCATCGTGGGTCTGGTGGACACCCTGAAGGAAGGCGTGAAGCGGGCCGAGCACGCCATCGACTCCGGAGCCGCCGAACGCAAGCTCGCGGCGCTCATCCAGAGGGTCGCGGCATGA
- a CDS encoding indole-3-glycerol phosphate synthase TrpC, with protein MTTSTSAAKPVEAPGTLDVIMARKRRELGTRPLPTHGAHPPTRDFAQALVRRTLGHPVNVIAEVKRKSPSGGAFPHADVVAVARSYEAAGACAISVLTDGPDFGGSLEDLVAVRAAVSIPVLRKDFLVAASEVEESAAWGADAVLLIADALGDSELREMIAAAKQVRVAALVEAHTEAHAERALAAGASIIGLNNRNLATLKTDTGTALRVMPALRSRSTALVAESGLKHLADLTAARDAGANAVLVGESLLRDADPGRALRRLLGLEGDGT; from the coding sequence ATGACGACCTCCACTTCGGCAGCGAAGCCCGTTGAAGCACCGGGCACGCTGGACGTCATCATGGCGCGCAAGCGCCGGGAGCTGGGCACCCGCCCGCTGCCCACGCACGGCGCGCATCCCCCGACGCGGGACTTCGCGCAGGCGCTGGTGCGTCGCACGCTCGGACATCCGGTCAACGTCATCGCGGAGGTGAAGCGCAAGAGCCCGTCGGGCGGCGCCTTCCCGCACGCGGACGTGGTCGCGGTGGCCCGTTCCTACGAAGCCGCGGGCGCCTGCGCCATCAGCGTGCTCACGGACGGGCCGGACTTCGGCGGCAGCCTGGAGGACCTGGTCGCGGTCCGGGCCGCCGTCTCCATCCCCGTGCTGCGCAAGGACTTCCTCGTCGCCGCCAGCGAGGTGGAGGAGAGCGCGGCCTGGGGCGCGGACGCGGTGCTGCTCATCGCGGATGCGCTCGGGGACTCGGAGCTCCGGGAGATGATCGCCGCGGCGAAGCAGGTGCGCGTGGCCGCGCTCGTGGAAGCCCACACGGAGGCGCACGCCGAACGCGCACTCGCCGCGGGCGCGAGCATCATCGGCCTCAACAACCGCAACCTCGCCACGCTGAAGACGGACACCGGCACTGCGCTCCGGGTGATGCCCGCGCTGCGCTCCCGGTCCACCGCGCTGGTGGCGGAGAGCGGCCTCAAGCACCTGGCGGACCTCACCGCCGCGCGCGACGCGGGCGCCAACGCCGTGCTCGTGGGCGAATCCCTCCTGCGCGACGCCGACCCCGGCCGTGCCCTGCGACGGCTGCTCGGGCTGGAAGGCGACGGGACATGA
- a CDS encoding phosphoribosylanthranilate isomerase, with amino-acid sequence MRVLVKVCGVTRVADAKGVWAAGADAMGLNFHPGSPRFVDLATAAELARTRPPLAAMVGVFVNAKPEDIRVRVRECGLTAVQLHGDESPEDCAGYGVPVIKALRVRGPDDVEKARSYVGVGDVAGLLLDGAAPGYGGGGVTFDWSLVKQLSDCGLPVLVAGGLKPSNVAEAVKATRPYGVDVASGVESSPGIKDLDAVRAFVRTVQSLNL; translated from the coding sequence ATGAGGGTCCTGGTGAAGGTCTGCGGAGTGACGCGCGTCGCGGACGCGAAAGGCGTGTGGGCCGCGGGCGCGGACGCGATGGGACTCAACTTCCATCCGGGTTCCCCCCGCTTCGTGGACCTGGCCACGGCGGCGGAGCTCGCACGCACGCGGCCTCCGTTGGCCGCGATGGTGGGCGTGTTCGTCAACGCGAAGCCGGAGGACATCCGGGTGCGCGTGCGCGAGTGCGGCCTCACCGCCGTGCAGCTCCACGGCGACGAGTCCCCCGAGGACTGCGCTGGCTACGGCGTGCCCGTCATCAAGGCGCTGCGCGTGCGCGGGCCGGACGACGTGGAGAAGGCCAGAAGCTACGTGGGCGTGGGTGATGTAGCGGGGCTGCTCCTGGACGGCGCGGCCCCGGGCTACGGCGGTGGCGGCGTCACCTTCGACTGGTCGCTGGTGAAGCAGCTGTCGGACTGCGGCCTGCCGGTGCTGGTGGCGGGCGGACTCAAGCCTTCCAACGTGGCCGAGGCCGTGAAGGCCACCCGGCCCTACGGTGTGGATGTGGCCAGCGGAGTGGAGTCCTCCCCTGGCATCAAGGACCTGGACGCGGTGCGCGCCTTCGTGCGCACGGTCCAGTCCCTCAACCTCTGA
- the trpB gene encoding tryptophan synthase subunit beta: protein MTTDTAVGRFGRYGGRYVPETLVPALLELEEAYAKAQQDASFGEEVTRVLREYVGRPTTLTPAHRLTEAWGGAQVWLKREDLAHTGAHKINNTVGQVLLARRMGKKRIIAETGAGQHGVATATACALFGLPCEVFMGALDVERQALNVFRMRALGAVVRPVESGSRTLKDAMNEAMRVWVSQVQDTYYVIGSAAGPHPYPTIVRDFQAVIGREIRAQTLATMGRLPDAIIACVGGGSNAIGALHPFIPDTAVRLVGVEAGGLGLDSGQHGASLTLGTEGVLHGSRSLVLQDENGQIQEAHSISAGLDYPGVGPELAHLAKTGRMEVRTATDDEALTAFYEVARSEGILPALETSHAFAAARSLARDMGKGKHLVINCSGRGDKDVATISARGVPPATGVKS, encoded by the coding sequence ATGACGACGGACACTGCCGTGGGCCGCTTCGGCCGTTACGGCGGACGCTATGTGCCGGAGACCCTGGTCCCGGCGCTGCTGGAGCTGGAAGAGGCCTACGCGAAGGCGCAGCAGGACGCGTCCTTCGGCGAGGAAGTCACCCGCGTGCTGCGCGAATACGTGGGCCGTCCCACCACGCTGACGCCCGCGCACCGCCTCACGGAGGCGTGGGGGGGCGCGCAGGTGTGGCTCAAGCGCGAGGACCTGGCGCACACGGGCGCGCACAAAATCAACAACACCGTGGGCCAGGTGCTGCTCGCCCGGCGCATGGGCAAGAAGCGCATCATCGCGGAGACGGGCGCGGGCCAGCACGGCGTGGCCACCGCCACCGCGTGCGCGCTCTTCGGCCTGCCCTGCGAGGTGTTCATGGGCGCGCTGGACGTGGAGCGCCAGGCACTCAACGTCTTTCGCATGCGCGCGCTGGGCGCGGTGGTGCGGCCGGTGGAGTCGGGCTCGCGCACGCTCAAGGACGCGATGAACGAAGCCATGCGCGTCTGGGTGTCGCAGGTGCAGGACACCTACTACGTCATCGGCAGCGCGGCGGGCCCGCACCCCTACCCCACCATCGTGCGCGACTTCCAAGCCGTCATCGGCCGCGAGATTCGCGCCCAGACGCTGGCCACGATGGGCCGGCTGCCGGACGCCATCATCGCGTGCGTGGGCGGCGGCTCGAACGCCATCGGCGCGCTGCACCCCTTCATTCCGGACACGGCGGTGCGGCTCGTCGGCGTGGAGGCGGGAGGCCTCGGCCTGGACTCCGGCCAGCACGGCGCGTCGCTGACACTGGGCACGGAGGGCGTGCTGCACGGCTCGCGCTCGCTGGTGCTCCAGGACGAGAACGGCCAGATTCAGGAGGCGCACAGCATCTCCGCCGGCCTGGACTACCCGGGCGTGGGGCCGGAGCTGGCGCACCTGGCGAAGACGGGACGCATGGAAGTGCGCACCGCGACGGACGACGAGGCGCTCACGGCCTTCTACGAGGTCGCGCGCTCGGAGGGCATCCTCCCCGCGCTGGAGACGTCGCACGCGTTCGCGGCGGCGCGCTCGCTGGCCCGCGACATGGGCAAGGGCAAGCACCTGGTCATCAACTGCTCGGGCCGGGGTGACAAGGACGTGGCGACCATCTCGGCGCGCGGAGTGCCGCCTGCGACGGGGGTGAAGTCATGA